The DNA segment TCATCGAAACCAAAGCCGCCAAACTGCCCGATTTGTCGACCGAGCTGTAGCCCGCTATGGGGGCAAAAGCGTACCTCCGCCGCCACCGCTGGCCACAACTGGCGGCCGCCGCAGCGCTAGCCGCGCTCGGGTACCACGCCGGCACCACCGCGCGCATTGACTCGTACGCCGCCTGCGTGGCCGCGGGCCGACCCGCCGCCCAAACCACCCCACCCACCTGTCGCGACGGCCGGCACACGTTCGTAGGCCCCACGCCTTCGACGGCACCCCAGCGCCCGGCCGCTACCCGGGCCGCCTTCGACATCCTGGTCGACGGCGACACCCGCGTCGCGCTACCGGCCCGCGGCCAAGCCCACATCGCCGACCACGCCGACTGGCAGGCCTATTGGCGCACCACGCACGCCGGCCTCGCCACGCTGCCGCCGCTCATCCCCGTTGATTTCGCGCAGGCGGACGTCATCGGCGCCAGCCTCGGCCCCATGCCCACCACCGGCTACGGCCTCAAAGTTATCAGCATCCAGACCACCCCCGCCGGCAGTACCGTGCATCTGAGCGAAATCACCCCCACCATCACCTGTGCGGTGGCCCAAACCGTCACCAACCGCTACCTCATCGTTCGCACCACCAAGCTCCCTCAGCCGGTCAATTTTCAGATTTCAACTGATCGCCGCTCGTGTAAGTAATTCTTATGCTATAAAATTGACAAATTAGCAATTTTATTGTAATATGTTTTGGTCCAACGATGCATCCCGAAGCGGCATCC comes from the Candidatus Saccharimonadia bacterium genome and includes:
- a CDS encoding protease complex subunit PrcB family protein is translated as MGAKAYLRRHRWPQLAAAAALAALGYHAGTTARIDSYAACVAAGRPAAQTTPPTCRDGRHTFVGPTPSTAPQRPAATRAAFDILVDGDTRVALPARGQAHIADHADWQAYWRTTHAGLATLPPLIPVDFAQADVIGASLGPMPTTGYGLKVISIQTTPAGSTVHLSEITPTITCAVAQTVTNRYLIVRTTKLPQPVNFQISTDRRSCK